DNA sequence from the Halorussus limi genome:
GGGTCTCTCGCGGTACCTGCTGGGGAGCGTGACCGAGAAGGTCGTCCGCCTCTCGGACGTGCCGGTCGTCACGATTCGGACCCACGAGGAGGCCCGCACGTCGTTCCCCTACGAGAACGTCTTGGCGGCGACCGACGGGAGCGAGGCCGCGAACGCGGCCGCCGACCGCGCGGCGTCCCTCGCGGCGGCCCTAGACGCCACCCTCCACGCCGTCTCGGTCGTGGACGACGCGTCGCTCGGATTCGACGTGCGCTCGGCGGCCGCCACCGACGAACTCCGGGCGACCGCCGAGGACGCGATAGCCGACGTGGCCGCCACCGCCGACGAGGCGGGCGTCGAGCGCGTCCGGGAGGAACTCCTCCGGGGGCGCGTCCATCGAGCGATTCTCGACTACGCCGACGACGAGGACGTGGACCTAATCGTCGCGGGAACCCGCGGCAGGGGCGGCACCGACCGAATCCTCCTCGGGAGCGTCACCGAGCGACTCGTCCGCACGTCGCCGGTGCCCGTGCTGACGGTGCGTCGGTAAGTCCGTCCTGCTATTTCGTCGGTAGACTGTCTTGCCGTTTCGTCGGTAGCGAGACCGCGAGGCGGCGGGTGAGCGACTCGAAAAGACATATCGGTCCGGTCGGCGTCGGTGTTCGTATGGACCCGCGAATCCGAAATCACGCCGACATTCTCGTCGACCACTGCACCGACCTCGACCCGAGCGACGACGTGGTCGTTCAGGCCCCGCCCGTCGCCGAGGACCTCGCGGTCGCCGTCGCCGAGCGAGTCGGCGAGGTGGGCGCAAATCCCTCGATTTCGCTACAGAGCGAGCGCGCGACGCAGGCGTACCTCCGGGCCAGCGACCCCGACGACTTCGAGACGCCCGAGCATCGACTGGCGATGATGGAGGCGGCCGACGCGTTCGTCCTCATCAAAGGCGACCGGAACACCGCCGAGATGAGCGACGTCCCCTCCGAGACGCTCGCGGCCTTCCGCCGGGCGCTCCAACCGCTGCAGGAGGCCCGCATGGGCAAACGCTGGGTCGGCACGCAGTTCCCCGCGCCGGGCAACGCCCAGAAGGCAGAGATGAGTACCGCGGCGTACGAGGAGTTCGTCTACGACGCGGTCGACAAGGACTGGGACGCCCAGCGCGAACACCAGCGCCAGATGGTCGAGATTCTCGACCCCGCCGACGAGGTCCGCATCGTCTCGGGCGACACGACCGACCTCCGCATGAGCGTCGAGGGCATGAAGACGGTCAACGACTACGGCGAGAAGAACCTCCCCGGCGGCGAGGTGTTCACCGCGCCGGTCCCCGACTCGGTGGAGGGCGAGGTCCTGTTCGACAAACCGCTCTTGCGCCACGGTCGGGAGATACACGACGCGTACCTCCGATTCGAGGACGGCGAAGTCGTGGACCACGACGCCTCGAAGAACGCCGGCCTGCTCGCCAGCATCCTCGACACCGACGAGGGCGCGCGCCGCCTCGGCGAACTCGGCATCGGGATGAACCGCGACATCGACCGGTTCACCTACAACATGCTCTTCGACGAGAAGATGGGCGACACGGTTCACATGGCCGTCGGAAAGGCCATCGCGGAGACGGTGCCCGAGGGCCAACCGCGCAACGAGAGCGCGGTCCACACCGACATGATAGTGGACATGAGCGAGGACTCCTACATCGAAGTGGACGGCGAAATCGTCCAGCGCGACGGCACGTTTAGATTTGAAGACGGCTTCGAGGAGAGCGAGGCCTGAGCGGAGCGAAGGCCTCGAACCGAAGCGGGGAGCGTGACGACCCGTAGAGGACGGCTTCGAGGAGTGAGGCGACTGGTCCGGACTCGACCGTAGAGAACGAAATATAATTCTAAGAGACGACTTCTTCGTTCTTAGGAACTCAAGAATATTCTTCGGGCGTCACGCTACGCTTCGCGGCGCGACCCGCGGGTCGCGTCGCGAGATTTTAACTGTGAGGCCCGGACCAACCCCATCCGTGACCTGAGAACTGCCGCGCGGGCGGTCGAGGCGGTTGCGCTGTGGACTCCCGCGCGAACACTAACACAGCCTATTCGCAAGCCGCGCTACGGCGTCCGCTCAACCGAGAGCGAACTCACACCACGTCGCCGCGGACCGTCGCGCCCTCTTGGCGCTTCCGGTAGGACTCGACCGCTTCTGCGGCCTCGTCGGTCTTCTCCTCGTCCATGCCGAGCATCTCCAGCGCGTCGGGAAGCGTCGGGAAGGCGAGTTCGCTCTCCCGGAGTTTGCGCAGGGCGTCGTCGCTCCGCTGGCCCTCCGCCCAGAGGCAGACGCCTCGCGGGTCCAGAATCTGCTCGTAGGACTCGCGCTGGATGGCCCCCTGCAGACGCTGGGTCACGTTGTCCTCGAAACTGGAGTTGCAGACTTCGAGGTGGACCGGTTCGTCGTCGGGCAGGAGGTGGGCGGCCAGACACTTCTCCGGCGCGACGTGACCGCTGTCGTTGGCGCGGATGTGCTCGGGGAACTGCTCGGCCCACTCGGCCCGGACGGTCTTGCCGACGCCCTCGACGCCGTGGGACTTCCGGAACTCCTCGGCGGCGTCGCCGTCGTCGCCCCGCAGGAGGATGTCCTTGGTGACGTACACGTCCAGTCGCTCGACCGGGTCGAGTCCGAGCGCCGCGTCGCCGTAGACCCACAACTCGCGGACCGGCACGGGCATCGTCTCGTTCTCGACGGTGTCGAGGATGGCTTCGACCCGCTCGATGGCCTCGTCTCGGTTCATTGCTCGCGTGTTGGTGGCCGGGCGGGTTAACGGTGGCGTGTCGGGATTCGAAATAGGGTCAGCGCGTCCACCGAGCGTCGGGCCACTACGCACGGACCGATGGCGACGCCTCGAAGTCGTCGAATAGAAACCGAAACTCGGTCGCGTCTCGGGTCAGTTCTCGGCCGCGACCGGCTGTTGGTCGTACTTGTCGCGGAACTCTTGGAGCAACTGGCCCATCTTGGCGTACCAGTCGTTGAGCATCCGCTGCATGTCGTCGGCCACCTCGTCGGGGTCGGTCGGCCGGTAGACGTGGTAGTAGCCGCCCTGCTCGTAGTTGACCTGCTCCTTCTGGACGAACCCGGACTGGAGGAGGCGCTGGATGGCCCGGTAGGCGGTCGAGCGCTCGCGGTCGACTCGTTCGGCCACTTCGTCGATGGTCAACGGCTCTTCGGTCTCCACCAGCACCTGAAAGCAGTCCCGGTCGAGTTCCTTCAGGCCGTGGATGCACTCGAGTAGTCCCTCACATTCCATGTCCTTCTGCAGGTATTCGGCCATCGAGTCTGCCATTTTCTTAGTGGTCGGTAAGAACTACGCCCGTAAAAGGATTTGCATGATTTGCACACGACTACGGGTTACGGCTCTTGACTCGGCGGCGGCGGGCGTCAGTCGCCCGCCGCGGCGATGGCCCTCTCGCGGCGGAGTTCCGAAACCGTCGTGTAGACGACGGCCCCCGCTACCAGCAGCGCCGACCCGAAGACGAGCACGATACTCACCGTGTTCAGCGCCTCGATACCGTAGGCGCTTCCCACTTCCTTCGCGGCGACTGCGACGCTCCCGCCGAGGAGCATCGCGGCGAAGTAGCCCTTGATGTCGCCCTCCTCGACGACGTTGGTCG
Encoded proteins:
- a CDS encoding aminopeptidase, with product MDPRIRNHADILVDHCTDLDPSDDVVVQAPPVAEDLAVAVAERVGEVGANPSISLQSERATQAYLRASDPDDFETPEHRLAMMEAADAFVLIKGDRNTAEMSDVPSETLAAFRRALQPLQEARMGKRWVGTQFPAPGNAQKAEMSTAAYEEFVYDAVDKDWDAQREHQRQMVEILDPADEVRIVSGDTTDLRMSVEGMKTVNDYGEKNLPGGEVFTAPVPDSVEGEVLFDKPLLRHGREIHDAYLRFEDGEVVDHDASKNAGLLASILDTDEGARRLGELGIGMNRDIDRFTYNMLFDEKMGDTVHMAVGKAIAETVPEGQPRNESAVHTDMIVDMSEDSYIEVDGEIVQRDGTFRFEDGFEESEA
- a CDS encoding universal stress protein, with protein sequence MFEDILVPVDGSDGADAAVGHAADVAERFEATVHVLFVASTNRDSVTVVGSDVVDALEREGGDIVDAAAEDLRERGVACESEVVQGDPATAIADYADSREMDLVAMATHGRTGLSRYLLGSVTEKVVRLSDVPVVTIRTHEEARTSFPYENVLAATDGSEAANAAADRAASLAAALDATLHAVSVVDDASLGFDVRSAAATDELRATAEDAIADVAATADEAGVERVREELLRGRVHRAILDYADDEDVDLIVAGTRGRGGTDRILLGSVTERLVRTSPVPVLTVRR
- a CDS encoding DUF7095 family protein; the encoded protein is MNRDEAIERVEAILDTVENETMPVPVRELWVYGDAALGLDPVERLDVYVTKDILLRGDDGDAAEEFRKSHGVEGVGKTVRAEWAEQFPEHIRANDSGHVAPEKCLAAHLLPDDEPVHLEVCNSSFEDNVTQRLQGAIQRESYEQILDPRGVCLWAEGQRSDDALRKLRESELAFPTLPDALEMLGMDEEKTDEAAEAVESYRKRQEGATVRGDVV
- a CDS encoding helix-turn-helix domain-containing protein codes for the protein MADSMAEYLQKDMECEGLLECIHGLKELDRDCFQVLVETEEPLTIDEVAERVDRERSTAYRAIQRLLQSGFVQKEQVNYEQGGYYHVYRPTDPDEVADDMQRMLNDWYAKMGQLLQEFRDKYDQQPVAAEN